In one Massilia endophytica genomic region, the following are encoded:
- a CDS encoding transglycosylase domain-containing protein: MSSQYDQESPRLDEEQSATPPPSEPGKSKRSRNAFIVLMLVLLSLAVWWMLREFRTSAMQARYFTHLVKQLNYKVEPGPSDAIRFPHDSPYDERLGYANLPDYLSKLKTRDYEITSQARFSPKMVELSDMGVFTTYREKTRTGLTIYDCRAQPLFSTSYPERIYPGFEQAPAALVQSLLFIENRELLDKTYPKRNPAVEWDRLSKAVLEKTASAVGAGSHRAAGGSTLATQIEKYRHSPEGRTGSMKDKLQQMISASLRAYQQGEDTTAVRRQIVVDYLNTVPLSAKPGYGEVNGIGDGMWVWYGRDFDEVNRLLGGKMDQPGSALAFKEALSLLIAQRRPSHYLGDGDEDLEVLANSHLRLLAQAGIITPALRDKALKEKLHPAHGSGLQSAPPMSYVAKKASNAVRVHLANLLGDNRMYNLDRLDLSVVSTLDADAQKSVTQVLRDLKDAETAQKAGLTGKGMLGNGDPANVVYSFTLLERGDNVNYLRVQTDNYDQPLDINEGAKLDLGSTAKLRTLVTYLDIVDQLWKKYKDKGPDELKKVAVDPKDRLSAWGIEYMLATPAAKRSLPDMLNAAMERKYSGNPGEGFFTGGGLHYFGNFSKEDDSRILTVREGLRRSTNLVFVRLMRDVAKYYSFQMPGSSATLLADADDPRRADYLARFADMEGKEFLSRFYAKYKGKKVTELDRILVDSVRPTPVRLANIHRTLFPKASLDEFTMFVNGNLQSQNEVPDDRLQRMYDQYAMDKWSLADRGYLANVHPLELWLVAYLRSHDGANFSDVVAASEKERQEVYQWLFKTHRKHAQDKRIAGLLEMESFMEIHRQWKKMGYPFDSLVPSYATTLGASADRPASLAEMMGIIINGGVRKTTQRIESLHFAAGTPYDTKVGKAKSTSNEQVLAPEVARQVADEIKGVVSDGTAKRVKAAFVGADGAIIPVGGKTGTGDQRFDVYAAGGRLIESRYVNRSATFVFNIGERFFGSMTAYVHGPESKNYDFTSALPVQLLTVLAPSLMPLIEPQTAAKPGGSVAAAAAALGAPIKACGR; encoded by the coding sequence ATGTCTTCCCAATACGATCAAGAAAGTCCGCGCCTGGACGAAGAGCAGTCCGCCACTCCGCCGCCTTCGGAGCCCGGCAAGAGCAAGCGCTCCCGCAACGCCTTCATTGTGCTGATGCTGGTGCTGCTGTCCCTGGCGGTATGGTGGATGCTGCGCGAATTCCGCACCTCGGCCATGCAGGCCAGGTATTTCACTCATCTGGTCAAGCAACTGAACTACAAGGTCGAGCCGGGGCCGAGCGACGCCATCCGCTTCCCGCACGACAGCCCCTACGACGAGCGCCTGGGCTATGCCAACCTGCCGGACTACCTGAGCAAGCTGAAAACGCGCGACTACGAAATCACCTCGCAGGCGCGCTTCTCGCCCAAGATGGTGGAGCTGTCGGACATGGGCGTGTTCACCACCTACCGCGAAAAGACGCGCACGGGCCTGACCATTTACGACTGCCGCGCCCAGCCCCTGTTCTCCACCAGCTATCCGGAACGTATCTACCCGGGCTTCGAGCAGGCGCCCGCCGCACTCGTGCAAAGCCTGCTGTTCATCGAGAACCGCGAGCTGCTGGACAAGACCTACCCGAAACGCAATCCCGCCGTGGAGTGGGACCGCCTGTCCAAGGCCGTGCTGGAAAAGACCGCCAGCGCCGTGGGCGCGGGCAGCCACCGCGCCGCGGGCGGCAGCACCCTGGCCACGCAGATCGAGAAGTACCGCCATTCGCCCGAGGGCCGCACCGGCTCCATGAAGGACAAGCTGCAGCAGATGATTTCGGCCTCGCTGCGCGCCTACCAGCAGGGCGAGGACACCACCGCCGTGCGCCGCCAGATCGTGGTGGACTACCTGAACACCGTGCCCCTGTCGGCCAAGCCGGGCTATGGCGAAGTGAACGGCATCGGCGACGGCATGTGGGTGTGGTACGGGCGCGATTTCGACGAAGTGAACCGCCTCCTGGGCGGCAAGATGGACCAGCCGGGCAGCGCGCTCGCCTTCAAGGAGGCGCTGAGCCTGCTGATCGCGCAGCGCCGCCCCAGCCACTACCTGGGCGACGGCGACGAAGACCTGGAAGTGCTGGCCAACAGCCACCTGCGCCTGCTGGCCCAGGCGGGCATCATCACGCCCGCCCTGCGCGACAAGGCGCTGAAGGAAAAGCTGCATCCGGCCCACGGCTCGGGCCTGCAGTCGGCGCCGCCCATGAGCTATGTGGCGAAGAAGGCATCCAACGCCGTGCGCGTGCACCTGGCCAATCTGCTGGGCGACAACCGCATGTACAACCTGGACCGGCTGGACCTCTCGGTGGTGTCCACCCTGGACGCGGACGCGCAGAAATCCGTCACGCAGGTGCTGCGCGACCTGAAGGACGCCGAGACCGCGCAGAAGGCGGGCCTGACGGGCAAGGGCATGCTGGGCAACGGCGACCCGGCCAATGTGGTGTACAGCTTCACGCTGCTGGAGAGGGGCGACAACGTCAACTACCTGCGCGTACAGACCGATAACTACGACCAGCCGCTGGACATCAACGAAGGCGCGAAGCTGGACCTGGGTTCCACCGCCAAGCTGCGCACCCTGGTGACCTACCTGGACATCGTGGACCAGCTGTGGAAGAAGTACAAGGACAAGGGCCCGGATGAACTGAAGAAGGTGGCGGTCGATCCCAAGGACCGCCTGAGCGCCTGGGGCATCGAATACATGCTGGCGACGCCGGCCGCCAAGCGCAGCCTGCCGGACATGCTGAACGCGGCCATGGAGCGCAAGTACTCGGGCAACCCGGGCGAAGGCTTCTTCACGGGCGGCGGCCTGCACTACTTCGGCAACTTCTCGAAGGAAGACGACTCGCGCATCCTCACCGTGCGCGAAGGCCTGCGCCGCTCCACCAACCTGGTCTTCGTGCGCCTGATGCGCGACGTGGCCAAGTACTATTCCTTCCAGATGCCCGGCTCTTCGGCCACGCTGCTGGCGGACGCCGACGACCCGCGCCGCGCCGATTACCTGGCGCGCTTCGCGGACATGGAAGGCAAGGAGTTCCTGTCGCGCTTCTACGCCAAGTACAAGGGCAAGAAGGTCACGGAGCTGGACCGCATCCTGGTCGACAGCGTGCGCCCGACGCCGGTGCGCCTGGCGAACATCCACCGCACCCTGTTCCCGAAAGCGTCGCTGGACGAATTCACCATGTTCGTGAACGGCAACCTGCAATCGCAGAACGAGGTGCCGGACGACCGCCTGCAGCGCATGTACGACCAGTACGCGATGGACAAGTGGAGCCTGGCCGACCGCGGCTACCTGGCCAATGTGCACCCGCTGGAACTGTGGCTGGTGGCCTACCTGCGCTCGCACGACGGCGCCAACTTCAGCGACGTGGTCGCGGCCAGCGAGAAGGAGCGCCAGGAGGTCTACCAGTGGCTGTTCAAGACCCACCGCAAGCATGCGCAGGACAAGCGCATCGCGGGCCTGCTGGAGATGGAGAGCTTCATGGAGATCCACCGCCAGTGGAAGAAGATGGGCTATCCATTCGATTCGCTGGTGCCGTCGTACGCGACCACGCTGGGCGCATCGGCCGACCGTCCCGCCTCGCTGGCCGAGATGATGGGCATCATCATCAATGGCGGCGTGCGCAAGACCACGCAGCGCATCGAGTCGCTGCACTTCGCGGCGGGCACGCCATACGACACCAAGGTGGGCAAGGCGAAGAGCACGAGCAACGAGCAGGTGCTGGCGCCTGAAGTGGCGCGCCAGGTGGCGGACGAGATCAAGGGCGTGGTATCGGACGGCACGGCCAAGCGCGTGAAGGCGGCCTTCGTGGGCGCGGACGGCGCGATCATTCCCGTGGGCGGCAAGACCGGCACGGGCGACCAGCGCTTCGACGTGTACGCGGCGGGCGGACGCCTGATCGAATCGCGCTACGTGAACCGCTCGGCGACTTTCGTCTTCAATATCGGCGAGCGCTTCTTCGGCAGCATGACGGCCTATGTGCATGGCCCCGAGTCGAAGAACTACGACTTCACCTCGGCGCTGCCGGTGCAGCTGCTGACGGTGCTGGCGCCAAGCCTCATGCCCCTGATCGAACCGCAGACGGCGGCCAAGCCGGGCGGCTCGGTAGCCGCTGCCGCCGCCGCCCTCGGCGCCCCCATCAAAGCCTGCGGGCGCTAA
- a CDS encoding rhodanese-like domain-containing protein: MASPEQILERARARDTSLPYAGAVTPEEAFQLLKSDPAVRLVDVRTNAERDWVGRVILPEAQHAAVQWSTWPGGVPNPDFLSQLAAVAKQDEVLLFLCRSGVRSRHAARLATENGYTQCYDILEGFEGDKDAAGHRKTVGGWCKAGLPWMGA; the protein is encoded by the coding sequence ATGGCAAGCCCCGAGCAGATTCTCGAACGCGCCCGCGCGCGCGACACCTCCCTCCCCTATGCCGGTGCCGTGACGCCGGAAGAGGCGTTCCAGCTGCTGAAATCCGATCCCGCAGTGCGGCTGGTGGACGTGCGCACCAATGCGGAGCGGGACTGGGTGGGCCGCGTCATCCTGCCGGAGGCCCAGCATGCCGCCGTGCAATGGAGCACCTGGCCGGGCGGCGTGCCCAACCCGGATTTCCTGTCCCAGCTGGCGGCCGTGGCGAAGCAGGACGAGGTGCTGCTCTTCCTGTGCCGCTCCGGCGTGCGCTCGCGCCATGCGGCCAGGCTGGCCACCGAGAACGGCTACACGCAGTGCTACGACATCCTGGAAGGCTTCGAGGGCGACAAGGACGCGGCAGGCCACCGCAAGACGGTGGGCGGCTGGTGCAAGGCGGGCCTGCCCTGGATGGGCGCCTAA
- a CDS encoding DUF4124 domain-containing protein yields MKTRILVVALALAAGSAQAQIYRCVDANGHKEYTDTRKGSHCTLLDLPGAIPAPAARSAPPPRARPQVPAAASQFPRVDTAEQKARDADRRAILTEELNAEMKRLGELKAEFNNGEPERRGDERNYAKYQERVAGLRDNIARSEKNVEALKREISNIR; encoded by the coding sequence ATGAAAACGAGGATTCTTGTAGTGGCGCTGGCGCTGGCGGCCGGTTCGGCCCAGGCCCAGATCTATCGCTGCGTGGATGCCAACGGGCACAAGGAATACACGGATACGCGCAAGGGCAGCCACTGCACGCTGCTCGATCTGCCGGGCGCCATTCCCGCTCCGGCCGCGCGCTCCGCGCCGCCGCCGCGCGCGCGGCCCCAGGTGCCAGCCGCCGCTTCCCAGTTCCCGCGCGTGGACACGGCGGAGCAGAAGGCGCGCGACGCCGACCGGCGCGCCATCCTCACCGAGGAGCTGAACGCGGAGATGAAGAGGCTGGGCGAGCTGAAGGCGGAATTCAACAACGGCGAGCCCGAACGGCGGGGCGACGAACGCAACTACGCCAAGTACCAGGAACGCGTGGCCGGGCTGCGCGACAATATTGCGCGTTCGGAAAAGAACGTGGAAGCGCTGAAGCGGGAAATCTCGAACATCCGATGA
- the glnA gene encoding type I glutamate--ammonia ligase — MAMTAEEVLKMVKENEVKFVDFRFADTRGKEQHVTVPVSAFDIDKFESGHAFDGSSIAGWKGIEASDMLLIPDPNTANIDPFMEETTLFMQCDVIEPSDGKGYDRDPRSIAKRAEAYLKSSGLGDTAYFGPEPEFFIFDSVKWKIDMSGAMVKIDSDEASWSTDKDIEGGNSGHRPTVKGGYFPVPPVDSFQDMRSEMCLILESMGIPVEVHHHEVAGAGQNEIGTKFSTLVERADWTQNLKYIVWNVAHSYGKTATFMPKPVVGDNGSGMHVHQSIWKDGKNLFAGDGYAGLSDFALYYIGGIIKHAKALNAITNPGTNSYKRLVPGYEAPVKLAYSARNRSASIRIPHVANPKGRRIETRFPDPLANPYLCFAALMMAGLDGVQNKIHPGEAASKDLYHLPPEEDALIPTVCASLEEALDHLNKDREFLTRGGVFTDSMIDAYIELKMTEVTRMRQTTHPVEFDMYYSL, encoded by the coding sequence ATGGCAATGACCGCCGAAGAAGTACTGAAGATGGTAAAAGAAAACGAAGTCAAATTCGTTGACTTCCGTTTCGCCGACACCCGTGGTAAAGAGCAGCACGTGACCGTGCCTGTGTCCGCCTTTGACATCGACAAGTTCGAATCGGGCCACGCCTTCGACGGTTCTTCGATTGCAGGCTGGAAGGGCATCGAGGCCTCCGACATGCTGCTGATCCCCGATCCCAACACCGCCAATATCGACCCCTTCATGGAAGAGACCACGCTGTTCATGCAGTGCGACGTGATCGAGCCTTCCGACGGCAAGGGCTACGACCGCGACCCGCGCTCCATCGCCAAGCGCGCGGAAGCCTACCTGAAGTCCTCCGGCCTGGGCGACACCGCCTACTTCGGCCCGGAACCTGAATTCTTCATCTTCGACTCGGTGAAGTGGAAGATCGACATGTCCGGCGCGATGGTCAAGATCGACTCCGACGAAGCTTCCTGGTCCACCGACAAGGACATCGAAGGCGGCAACAGCGGCCACCGTCCGACCGTGAAGGGCGGCTACTTCCCGGTGCCTCCGGTCGACTCCTTCCAGGACATGCGCTCTGAAATGTGCCTGATCCTGGAATCCATGGGCATCCCGGTCGAAGTGCACCACCACGAAGTGGCGGGCGCAGGCCAGAACGAAATCGGCACCAAGTTCTCGACCTTGGTCGAGCGCGCCGACTGGACCCAGAACCTGAAGTACATCGTCTGGAACGTGGCCCACAGCTACGGCAAGACCGCCACCTTCATGCCGAAGCCTGTGGTGGGCGACAACGGCTCGGGCATGCACGTGCACCAGTCGATCTGGAAGGACGGCAAGAACCTGTTCGCAGGCGACGGCTACGCCGGCCTGTCCGACTTCGCCCTGTACTACATCGGCGGCATCATCAAGCACGCCAAGGCCCTGAACGCCATCACCAACCCCGGCACGAACTCGTACAAGCGCCTGGTGCCCGGCTACGAAGCGCCGGTGAAGCTGGCCTACTCGGCCCGCAACCGTTCGGCCTCGATCCGTATTCCGCACGTGGCGAACCCGAAAGGCCGCCGCATCGAAACCCGCTTCCCTGATCCGCTGGCCAACCCGTACCTGTGCTTCGCGGCGCTGATGATGGCGGGCCTGGACGGCGTGCAGAACAAGATCCATCCGGGCGAAGCAGCGTCGAAGGACCTGTACCACCTGCCGCCGGAAGAAGACGCGCTGATCCCGACCGTCTGCGCATCGCTGGAAGAGGCACTGGATCACCTGAACAAGGACCGCGAATTCCTGACCCGCGGCGGCGTGTTCACCGACTCCATGATCGACGCCTACATCGAGCTGAAGATGACCGAAGTGACCCGCATGCGCCAGACCACGCATCCGGTCGAATTCGACATGTACTACTCGCTGTAA
- a CDS encoding TonB-dependent receptor plug domain-containing protein has protein sequence MQRNTVPNKSLLAATIASLFAGAAFAQSAPPAGDNTATVVVTGTRVSNRTVLDTSAPVDVISADSIKNTGVPEISQALSVALPSLNFPRPGLADGTDTIRPATLRGLAPDQTLVLVNSKRRHTSSLVNLNGTIGRGSAAVDMNTIPTAMVKSIEVLRDGASAQYGSDAIAGVVNIRLRTDRTGGEATVSYGARLTEYEFAVAPPPAGANWSAGPTSRKRTDGQTGTVSLWKGLGFGDTGYVTIAAEYKDQAHTERSGYDMRQQYPLVNGAFDPREATINRFNAWYGEPEMKQSTVFVNAGNNLGDGVKLYGWTSYQKREARSGGFFRRALQDNNTIQIYPNGFLPIIAPDVDDFSAAGGVTWTLGSWDMDTSLSYGKNKMDYTIENTLNRSIGPSSKTSFDAGGYSYDQLTFNLSGVRQFDVGLASDLNVAVGAEARREGYKLEAGEPDSYRNGGVLLPSGAPTASGSQVFPGFRPSDASNNHRTALSVFADFEANLTQNFLGSFAVRGEHYSDFGNNWSGKLAGRYNFTKDFALRGSVQNGFRAPSMQQQFFTSTSTNFINGVPFDITTFKPSDPAAVAMGAKPLEAEKSTNYSFGAVMKLGRGSLTVDGYKIKIRNRIVLSENLTAANVRNFLTSRGFVGIGGGRFFINGVDTTTDGVDVVFNHPFSLGQAGKLDLTVAGNYTKTDVTRVPATAQLAALSPAPILFDRVNVLTFEEGTPKTKFSASGTWSMGPWGATLRATRYGKILTPASPATLDQWASAKTLVDLEGRYAFSKQLSLAVGADNLFDQYPDAYTTAQNTTGNAPFSNYSPFGRSGRYVYARMSYAF, from the coding sequence ATGCAGAGAAATACCGTTCCAAACAAGAGCCTGCTCGCAGCAACCATCGCTTCCCTGTTCGCCGGTGCGGCCTTCGCCCAGTCGGCGCCGCCAGCGGGCGACAATACGGCCACCGTGGTGGTGACCGGCACCCGCGTTTCCAACCGCACTGTGCTCGACACCTCGGCCCCGGTCGACGTCATTTCGGCCGACAGCATCAAGAACACCGGCGTGCCCGAGATCAGCCAGGCGCTGTCCGTGGCGCTGCCGTCCCTGAATTTCCCCCGTCCCGGCCTGGCCGACGGCACCGACACCATCCGCCCGGCCACCCTGCGCGGCCTGGCGCCTGACCAGACCCTGGTGCTGGTGAACTCCAAGCGCCGCCACACCTCCTCGCTGGTGAACCTGAACGGCACCATCGGCCGCGGTTCGGCCGCCGTGGACATGAACACCATCCCTACCGCGATGGTGAAGAGCATTGAAGTGCTGCGCGACGGCGCGTCCGCCCAATACGGCTCGGACGCCATCGCGGGCGTGGTGAACATCCGCCTGCGCACCGACCGCACCGGCGGCGAAGCGACCGTGAGCTACGGCGCCCGCCTGACCGAATACGAGTTCGCCGTGGCGCCGCCGCCAGCGGGCGCCAACTGGTCCGCCGGCCCCACCTCGCGCAAGCGCACCGACGGCCAGACCGGCACCGTGAGCCTGTGGAAGGGCCTGGGCTTCGGCGATACCGGCTATGTGACCATCGCCGCCGAATACAAGGACCAGGCGCACACGGAGCGCAGCGGCTACGACATGCGCCAGCAATACCCGCTGGTGAACGGCGCCTTCGATCCGCGCGAAGCCACCATCAACCGCTTCAACGCCTGGTACGGCGAGCCCGAGATGAAGCAGTCCACCGTCTTCGTCAACGCGGGCAACAACCTGGGCGACGGCGTGAAGCTGTACGGCTGGACCAGCTACCAGAAGCGCGAAGCGCGTTCGGGCGGCTTCTTCCGCCGCGCCCTGCAGGACAACAACACCATCCAGATCTATCCGAACGGCTTCCTGCCGATCATCGCTCCGGATGTGGACGACTTCAGCGCGGCAGGCGGCGTGACCTGGACCCTGGGTTCCTGGGACATGGACACCTCCCTGAGCTACGGCAAGAACAAGATGGACTACACCATCGAGAACACGCTGAACCGCTCGATCGGCCCCTCGTCCAAGACCAGCTTCGACGCAGGCGGCTACTCCTACGACCAGCTCACCTTCAACCTGTCCGGCGTGCGCCAGTTCGACGTGGGCTTGGCGTCGGACCTGAACGTGGCCGTGGGCGCCGAAGCGCGCCGCGAGGGCTACAAGCTGGAGGCGGGCGAGCCGGACTCCTACCGCAACGGCGGCGTGCTGCTGCCGAGCGGCGCGCCCACCGCTTCCGGTTCCCAGGTCTTCCCTGGCTTCCGTCCGAGCGACGCGTCGAACAACCACCGCACCGCGCTGAGCGTGTTCGCCGACTTCGAAGCGAACCTGACCCAGAACTTCCTGGGCTCCTTCGCTGTGCGCGGCGAGCACTATTCCGACTTCGGCAACAACTGGTCGGGCAAGCTGGCAGGCCGCTACAACTTCACCAAGGACTTCGCCCTGCGCGGTTCGGTGCAGAACGGCTTCCGTGCGCCGTCGATGCAGCAGCAGTTCTTCACCTCGACCTCGACCAACTTCATCAACGGCGTGCCGTTCGACATCACCACCTTCAAGCCGAGCGATCCGGCGGCGGTGGCGATGGGCGCCAAGCCGCTGGAAGCCGAGAAGTCTACCAACTACTCCTTCGGCGCGGTGATGAAGCTGGGCCGCGGCAGCCTGACCGTGGACGGCTACAAGATCAAGATCCGCAACCGCATCGTGCTGTCGGAGAACCTGACCGCCGCCAACGTGCGTAACTTCCTGACTTCGCGCGGCTTCGTGGGCATCGGCGGCGGCCGCTTCTTCATCAACGGCGTGGACACCACGACCGATGGCGTGGACGTGGTCTTCAACCATCCCTTCTCCCTGGGCCAGGCCGGCAAGCTGGACCTGACGGTGGCGGGCAACTACACGAAGACGGATGTGACCCGCGTGCCTGCGACGGCACAGCTGGCAGCCCTGAGCCCGGCGCCCATCCTGTTCGACCGCGTCAACGTGCTGACCTTCGAGGAAGGCACGCCGAAGACCAAGTTCTCGGCCAGCGGCACCTGGTCCATGGGCCCTTGGGGCGCCACCCTGCGCGCCACGCGCTACGGCAAGATCCTGACTCCGGCATCGCCTGCGACGCTGGACCAGTGGGCATCGGCCAAGACGCTGGTGGACCTGGAGGGCCGCTATGCCTTCAGCAAGCAGCTGTCGCTGGCCGTGGGCGCGGACAACCTGTTCGACCAGTATCCTGACGCCTACACCACGGCGCAGAATACGACCGGCAATGCGCCGTTCTCGAACTACTCGCCGTTCGGCCGTTCGGGCCGTTACGTCTACGCCCGCATGAGCTACGCGTTCTAA
- a CDS encoding sulfatase-like hydrolase/transferase, translating into MHISFSQLARGGFYLLALFLFCLSYWIHRYFGDPDIGQIAYHLQFGVELVRSSDPVFTRRFIRWCVLAPLLFLALLWLAESRLPAAGAPWLRRLHRFFPQLLLAAAALFWLCDLSALKYAGARFGPDYFGAHYVRPDPAALKAKAPKNLILIYVESLEAGYADRAAFGRDLLAPLGGLRAASFPVYAQAPGTGWTIAAMVATQCGVPLERVTLFDGNTQGQVMDSFLKRAVCLPDLLAAQGYRNVFLGGASTGFAGKDKFLRQHHYHEILGREEWLRQGAAAGAMNGWGLNDADLFRQARRKLGELAASRQRFNLTLLTSDMHEPGNYLSPDCARQGFAAFAGVVACTAREAAAFVEHVRQSGLMESTSIVIVGDHLARKNPLSARLERQARRSIFNAFIAREAPRPNREQLLHFDLLPTILEFSGFEVPQGRLGLGYSGFGVHEDRPPPGRLRDMERDLLNRSGEYLALWSDAGL; encoded by the coding sequence ATGCACATCTCCTTCTCACAGCTTGCGCGCGGCGGCTTCTATCTGCTGGCGCTGTTCCTCTTCTGCCTGAGCTACTGGATCCACCGCTACTTCGGCGATCCGGACATCGGCCAGATCGCCTACCACCTGCAGTTCGGCGTGGAGCTCGTGCGCAGCTCGGATCCTGTCTTCACGCGGCGCTTCATCCGCTGGTGCGTGCTGGCGCCCCTGCTGTTCCTGGCGCTGCTGTGGCTGGCCGAGTCGCGCCTGCCCGCGGCAGGCGCGCCCTGGCTGCGCAGGCTGCACCGCTTCTTTCCCCAGCTGCTGCTGGCGGCCGCGGCGCTGTTCTGGCTGTGCGACCTCTCGGCCCTGAAGTACGCGGGCGCCCGCTTCGGGCCCGATTACTTCGGCGCACACTATGTGCGCCCCGATCCCGCCGCGCTGAAGGCGAAGGCGCCGAAGAACCTGATCCTCATCTACGTGGAAAGCCTGGAGGCGGGCTATGCCGACCGTGCCGCCTTCGGCCGCGACCTGCTGGCGCCCCTGGGCGGGCTGCGCGCCGCCAGCTTTCCTGTCTATGCGCAGGCGCCAGGAACAGGCTGGACCATTGCAGCCATGGTGGCCACGCAGTGCGGCGTGCCGCTGGAGCGCGTCACCCTCTTCGACGGCAACACCCAGGGCCAGGTCATGGATTCCTTCCTGAAGAGGGCCGTCTGCCTGCCGGACCTGCTGGCGGCCCAGGGCTACCGCAACGTCTTCCTGGGCGGCGCCTCCACCGGCTTTGCGGGCAAGGACAAGTTCCTGCGCCAGCACCACTACCACGAGATCCTGGGCCGGGAGGAGTGGCTGCGGCAGGGCGCCGCGGCGGGCGCCATGAACGGCTGGGGGCTCAACGATGCCGACCTGTTCCGCCAGGCGCGGCGCAAGCTGGGCGAGCTGGCCGCGTCGCGCCAGCGCTTCAACCTGACCCTGCTCACCTCCGACATGCACGAGCCGGGAAACTACCTGTCGCCGGACTGCGCCAGGCAGGGTTTCGCCGCTTTCGCGGGCGTGGTCGCCTGCACGGCGCGGGAGGCCGCGGCCTTCGTGGAGCATGTGCGGCAAAGCGGCCTGATGGAGAGTACCAGTATCGTGATCGTGGGCGACCACCTGGCGCGCAAGAATCCCCTGTCCGCCCGGCTGGAGCGGCAGGCGCGGCGCAGCATCTTCAATGCCTTCATCGCGCGCGAGGCGCCGCGGCCGAACCGGGAGCAGCTGCTCCATTTCGACCTGCTGCCCACCATCCTCGAGTTTTCTGGCTTCGAGGTGCCGCAGGGGCGCCTGGGCCTGGGCTACAGCGGTTTCGGCGTCCATGAGGACCGGCCGCCGCCGGGCCGCCTGCGGGACATGGAGCGCGACCTGCTGAACCGCTCGGGCGAGTACCTCGCCCTGTGGTCCGATGCGGGCCTTTAG
- a CDS encoding TAXI family TRAP transporter solute-binding subunit: MKPIRQRVGRILKFTRFSFRDLVASAAPTVALIAAACVAAYLIVDPAPPRQVTLGTGQENSAYDRIGQKYAQELGRHGIAVTLQGSHGSRENLRRLNDHKVDIAFVQSGSTDQAEAERRGLVSLGSLFTEPLWLFLREEKGHAPIARLTQLKGMKINIGAKGSGAPRLFRQVLEVNGVDVKEVQASQLDNTPATIELLEGRIDGMVFAAAPDDPLIQMLLQTPGIALFDFTQAEAYTRRLPFLTHVTLPRGIVDLGRDLPAHDYQLIAPTATLVAREDLHPALVDLFVQAAARIHGGAGWFQQQGQFPSPRFSEIPVAQEAAKFYKDGPPFLQRYMNFWLANFFDRMWVVVVALGALILPLSRVVPPLYVWRIRSRIYRWYGQLRAVEQALEAAAPGELEAVCRAQLERLNDIEHRVNRLSIPLSFADDLYGLRSHINFVRDRIQNQLRSSTE; encoded by the coding sequence ATGAAACCTATCCGCCAGCGCGTCGGCCGCATCCTGAAATTTACCCGCTTCTCGTTCCGTGATCTCGTTGCGAGCGCGGCGCCCACGGTGGCGCTGATCGCCGCGGCCTGCGTGGCCGCCTACCTGATCGTCGATCCCGCCCCGCCGCGCCAGGTCACCCTGGGCACGGGCCAGGAGAACAGCGCCTACGACCGCATCGGCCAGAAGTACGCCCAGGAGCTGGGCAGGCACGGCATCGCCGTCACCCTCCAGGGCTCGCACGGCTCGCGCGAGAACCTGCGCCGCCTGAACGACCACAAGGTCGATATCGCTTTCGTGCAGAGCGGCTCCACCGACCAGGCTGAGGCCGAGCGGCGCGGCCTCGTGTCCCTGGGCAGCCTGTTCACCGAGCCGCTCTGGCTCTTCCTGCGCGAGGAGAAGGGCCATGCGCCCATCGCCCGGCTCACGCAGCTGAAGGGCATGAAGATCAATATCGGCGCCAAGGGCAGCGGGGCGCCGCGCCTGTTCCGCCAGGTGCTGGAGGTGAACGGCGTCGATGTGAAGGAGGTGCAGGCCAGCCAGCTCGATAACACGCCCGCCACCATCGAGCTGCTGGAGGGCCGTATCGACGGCATGGTGTTCGCGGCCGCGCCGGACGATCCCCTGATCCAGATGCTGCTGCAGACGCCCGGCATCGCGCTCTTCGACTTCACCCAGGCCGAGGCCTATACGCGCCGCCTGCCTTTCCTCACCCATGTGACCCTGCCGCGCGGAATCGTGGACCTGGGCCGCGACCTGCCCGCGCACGACTACCAGCTGATCGCGCCCACCGCCACGCTCGTCGCGCGCGAGGACCTGCACCCGGCCCTGGTCGATCTCTTCGTGCAGGCGGCCGCCCGCATTCACGGCGGGGCAGGGTGGTTCCAGCAGCAGGGCCAGTTCCCTTCGCCGCGCTTTTCCGAGATTCCGGTGGCGCAGGAGGCGGCCAAGTTCTACAAGGACGGCCCGCCCTTCCTGCAGCGCTACATGAACTTCTGGCTGGCCAATTTCTTCGACCGCATGTGGGTGGTGGTGGTGGCGCTGGGCGCGCTGATCCTGCCCCTGTCGCGCGTCGTGCCGCCGCTGTACGTGTGGCGCATCCGTTCCCGCATCTACCGCTGGTATGGCCAGCTGCGCGCCGTGGAGCAGGCGCTGGAGGCCGCCGCGCCCGGGGAGCTGGAGGCCGTGTGCCGCGCCCAGCTCGAACGGCTCAACGATATCGAACACCGCGTCAACCGCCTCTCCATCCCGCTCTCCTTCGCCGACGATCTGTACGGCTTGCGCAGCCATATCAACTTCGTGCGCGACCGCATCCAGAATCAACTACGTAGTTCTACGGAGTGA